A genomic segment from Pararge aegeria chromosome 15, ilParAegt1.1, whole genome shotgun sequence encodes:
- the LOC120630034 gene encoding uncharacterized protein LOC120630034 — translation MKFACVLLLAAVVTAEPPQYRPRFRSQRQEVEAADTPYPSAGYRPSKEFTLPSRQQYTPPRQENIPPATNYGVPADSYGAPFNTYITPQTEYGSPDENKETTTEKLDIETKTEAPKENLELEPKKDAEVVNTQGAYYVLLPGSQLQRVQFQTENDIRNMAYTARLQYKDEDRAPIFVYTAAPQYQSAAYFQLFK, via the coding sequence ATGAAATTCGCGTGTGTACTCCTTTTGGCAGCTGTTGTAACAGCCGAGCCTCCGCAATACAGACCAAGATTCAGGTCACAGAGACAAGAAGTAGAGGCAGCCGATACTCCTTACCCCTCAGCTGGCTACAGGCCATCGAAGGAATTCACTCTACCATCCCGCCAACAATACACTCCACCTCGTCAAGAAAACATCCCTCCAGCAACTAATTATGGCGTCCCCGCTGACAGTTATGGTGCACCTTTTAACACTTACATAACTCCTCAAACGGAATACGGTTCCCCCgatgaaaataaagaaacaactACCGAAAAATTGGACATAGAAACTAAAACAGAGGCTCCCAAGGAGAATCTTGAACTCGAACCGAAGAAAGATGCTGAGGTGGTCAATACTCAAGGAGCATACTACGTTTTACTCCCAGGATCTCAGCTCCAAAGGGTTCAGTTCCAGACTGAAAATGACATTCGAAACATGGCGTACACAGCTCGATTACAGTACAAAGATGAAGACAGGGCTCCCATCTTTGTTTACACCGCCGCGCCACAATACCAGTCAGCTGCATACTTCCAGCTATTTAAATAG